The following DNA comes from Bradyrhizobium manausense.
GGTTGGCCTTCTCGCCGGACGAGAGCCGGCTCTATGTCGCCGACACCGGTGCGACGCATGTCCGCGGGTTGCCGCCGACGATCTGGTCCTATGACGTTCGGGGACAGACGGTCGGGGAAGCCTCATTGTTCTCGACCTGCCCGGACGGGCTCTATGACGGCTTCCGTGTCGACCTCCATGGCAACATCTGGACGTCGGCGGGCCGCAGCGTGTTCTGCTACGCGCCGGACGGCGCCCATATCGGCACGATTCCGATCGGCGAGATCGTCGCCAATGTCTGTTTCGGCGGCCCGCGCCGCAACCGCCTCTACATTTGCGGCCAGACGTCGCTGTACTCGATCTATCTCAACACGCGGGCGGCGGTTTAAAACAGCGGTCAGCTCGTGACACGTTCACCGCGGCCGTAGACCAGCAGCATGAAGATGATGACGAGGCCGTAGATCACCTGGCGGCCGGCCTCGGGCATGTCCATGATCGACAGCACGCTGTTGAGCAGCACGATCAGCACGACGCCGATCAGCGTGCCGAGATAGCGGCCGCGGCCGCCGAGAATGTTGGTGCCGCCGATCACGACCGCCGCGATCGACGGCAGCAGATAGGCATCGCCCATGCCCTGATAGGCCTTGGTGGAGTAGCCGGCGAGCAGGACGCCGGCGAGCGCAGCGGCGAGACCGCAGAGCACGAAGCAGACCACGGTGATGCGGCGGGTGTCGACGCCGGCGAGATAGGCGGCCGCCTCCTTGTTGCCGATGGCATAGACGTAACGTCCGAGTGCCGTGCGCTGGAGGATAATCGTGACGAGCACCGACACGGCGGCCCAGACGAACAGGGCGTTGGGGATGCCGAACGTGCGATCGCCGGCAAGCATTCGCATCAAATCGGTGGCGGCGGTCTGCGGGGCGTAGCCGCCGGTATGCGCGACCATCAGGCCGCGCATCACCGCGTTGACGCCGAGGGTGAAGATCATCGAGGGCACGCGCAGATAAGCGACCCCGATGCCGTTGATGAGACCGACCAGCAGGCCAACGCCGAGCCCGACCGGAATGGCGAGCGGCCCGCCGATCGACGTCGCCATCATGGCCGCCGCGGCGAGCGTCCACGGCACCGACAGGTCGATCTGGGCGATCAGGATCACCATCATCATCCCGGCAGCCACGATGCCGAGGAACGCTCCGATCTGGAGCTGCTGCAACAGATAGGTCGGCGACAGCAGCGGCGCACTGCCGAAGCGGGCGAAAGTGTAGACCGTGCCGGCGATGAGGATGACGAGGATGAACAACGCCGCGATCAGGATCGGACGGTCGTCGCGGGAGAGTCCGAGGGACGCGGTCGTCATCGAAACAACTCCAGCGTATTCTTGACGCGCAGGACGCCGAGCGCGCCGATGCTGACCGCCCCCAGCAGGATCAGCCCCTCGAACAGCGGCTGCAGCAGCGGCGCGATGTCGAAGATGCGGAAGAAGAACGAGATGACGCGCAGCACCATGGCGCCGAAGATGGAGCCGATCGCGCTGCCGGTTCCGCCGAGCAGCGAGGTCCCGCCGATGACGACCGAAGCGATCGAGTTGAGCGTATAGGCGCCGGCCTGCGGGATGTCGGCATTGCCTGACGATGTCTGGATGGCCAGGAAAAGTCCGCCACAGCCGGCGAAGAAGCCGGCGAGCGTGAAGGCCGCGATCTTGGCGCGGTCAATCGGAAGGCCGGACATGTAGGCGGCGCCCTCAGCCGAGCCCACCGCATAGACGGCGCGGCCCAGCACGGAGCGGCGGAACGGCACCCAGACCAATAGCGCGATCAGCACAAGGAGCACGAAGGGCACCGGGATCCAGGCCACCGGCGCGAACCAGCTCGCGGCGCCGTCGTCGAAGATATGAACGGTCGAAGCAAAATCTCCGAGCGAGTTGGTCAGCGCCCAGTTGAGATCCTCGTCGATCTTGCCGCCCGGCGTCGGCCGCAGGAACAGCGCGATGCCGATATAGACCGCGCCGGTCGCGAGCGTCGCGATGATCGGCTGGATCCGTCCATAAACGACGACGCAGCCGTTGATGAACCCGGCTAGCGCGCCGGTCGCGAGGCACACGACGATCCCGAGCAGGATGCCGCTCACCCCGCCGGGAAAGGTGCCGAGGCCGATATGCAGGCCGAATATCTCGAGGTGCAACGGAGTGCCGCCCGCCACGCCCGTGAGCAGATAGCTGGCAAAACAACCCACCATGGTCATGACGGCGCCCACGGAAAGATCGAGCCCCGAGGCCAGCACCGGCACGGTCTGGGCCATCGCCAGCATGGCCAGCGCAAAGATCTCATCGCCGTTCTGCACCAGAACCGCGGACGAGAAGCCCTTGGGGTGGGCGAGATTGTAGAGCAGGTAGAGGATGGTGAACAACAGGACGGCGGTGACGATGCCGATGTTCTGGCGAACCCTGATGGCGATATCATCAAGCATGGATTGCTCCGGCAGCATCCGGCGTCGCGGCGTCGATGTTCAGCGCACTCGCGATGATGTTGGTCTCGGTGAGCTCGTTGCCTTCGAGCTCGCGCACGATGCGCCCGTCATACATGATCGCCACCCGGTCGCAGCAGCCGATCAGCTCGTCATAGTCGGTCGAGTAGAACAGGATGGCAGCGCCCTGGTCGGCCAGCTCGCGCATCAGCCGGTAAAGCTCCTGCTTGGTGCCGACGTCGATGCCGCGCGTGGGATCGTTGAGCAGGATGATGCGGGGATTTGTCATCAGCCATTTGGCGAGAACGACCTTCTGCTGGTTGCCGCCGGAGAGCGTAGAGACCGCGTCGCCGGGCGCACCGATCTTGATCTGCAGCCGCGCGATGGCGCGCTTGATCGCCTCGGTCTCTCGCGCGCGGTCGACCAGTGGTCCGGTCGAGATCGCGTCGAGCGAGGCAATCACCAGATTGTCCGATATCGACATCGGCAGCATCAGGCCTTCGGTCTTGCGATCCTCCGGCACCAGCGCGATGCCGACCGACTTCGCCGCCGCCGGCGAAGCCGCGCGCACTTCGCGGCCTTCGACGGTGATCTGCCCGGAGACGCCGCGCAGCACGCCGAACAGCGCCAGCAGCAGCGATTTCTGACCCTGGCCGTCGAGTCCGCCGAGGCCGACGATCTCGCCGGCGCCGACGCGCAGCGAGATGCGATCGAGGTGTCTGTCCCAGCTCAAATTCTCGATATCAAGCACCGGCCTCGACGCTTCCCGCGCGGGCTTGGGCGGATATTGGGTCGCGATGTCGCGCCCGATCATGAGCTGAACGATATCGGCGGTCGAGCGTCTGCCCTTGTCGAAGGTTTCGATATGGCGTCCGTTGCGGAACACGGAGGCGCGGTCGGCGAGCGCCTCGACCTCGTGCATACGGTGCGAAATGTAGAGAATGGCGACGCCCTCGGCCTTGAGCCGCGCCAGCATGGCATACACCTTCTCGACGTCGGCGCTGGTCAGGGCCGATGTGGCTTCGTCGAGGATCAGGAGCTGCGGCTTCTTGCCGAGCGCCTTGGCGATCTCCACCACCTGGCGGCGCGACAGCGGCAGATCGCGCACGCGCATCAGGGGATTGACGTCCTCGCAGCCGATCTCGGCCAGCAGCTGCTCGGCACGGCGGCGCTGTGCCCGTGCGTCGATGAGGCCGAAACGGCGCGGCGGTGACGAGATCGAGATGTTGTCCGCGACCGAGAGGTCGGGCATCAGCGACAATTCCTGGAAGATGCAGACGACGCCGGCTGCATTGGCGGCCGATGGCGTCGCGAAGCTCACATCGGATCCACCGAGACGCATGGTGCCGGTATCGGGCTGGACGACGCCGGCGATGATCTTGATCAGCGTCGACTTGCCGG
Coding sequences within:
- a CDS encoding ABC transporter permease gives rise to the protein MTTASLGLSRDDRPILIAALFILVILIAGTVYTFARFGSAPLLSPTYLLQQLQIGAFLGIVAAGMMMVILIAQIDLSVPWTLAAAAMMATSIGGPLAIPVGLGVGLLVGLINGIGVAYLRVPSMIFTLGVNAVMRGLMVAHTGGYAPQTAATDLMRMLAGDRTFGIPNALFVWAAVSVLVTIILQRTALGRYVYAIGNKEAAAYLAGVDTRRITVVCFVLCGLAAALAGVLLAGYSTKAYQGMGDAYLLPSIAAVVIGGTNILGGRGRYLGTLIGVVLIVLLNSVLSIMDMPEAGRQVIYGLVIIFMLLVYGRGERVTS
- a CDS encoding ABC transporter permease, with the protein product MLDDIAIRVRQNIGIVTAVLLFTILYLLYNLAHPKGFSSAVLVQNGDEIFALAMLAMAQTVPVLASGLDLSVGAVMTMVGCFASYLLTGVAGGTPLHLEIFGLHIGLGTFPGGVSGILLGIVVCLATGALAGFINGCVVVYGRIQPIIATLATGAVYIGIALFLRPTPGGKIDEDLNWALTNSLGDFASTVHIFDDGAASWFAPVAWIPVPFVLLVLIALLVWVPFRRSVLGRAVYAVGSAEGAAYMSGLPIDRAKIAAFTLAGFFAGCGGLFLAIQTSSGNADIPQAGAYTLNSIASVVIGGTSLLGGTGSAIGSIFGAMVLRVISFFFRIFDIAPLLQPLFEGLILLGAVSIGALGVLRVKNTLELFR
- a CDS encoding sugar ABC transporter ATP-binding protein — translated: MPDAVLTQSAFLTLSGISKRYAGVRALEGVDFACERGKIHAVLGENGAGKSTLIKIIAGVVQPDTGTMRLGGSDVSFATPSAANAAGVVCIFQELSLMPDLSVADNISISSPPRRFGLIDARAQRRRAEQLLAEIGCEDVNPLMRVRDLPLSRRQVVEIAKALGKKPQLLILDEATSALTSADVEKVYAMLARLKAEGVAILYISHRMHEVEALADRASVFRNGRHIETFDKGRRSTADIVQLMIGRDIATQYPPKPAREASRPVLDIENLSWDRHLDRISLRVGAGEIVGLGGLDGQGQKSLLLALFGVLRGVSGQITVEGREVRAASPAAAKSVGIALVPEDRKTEGLMLPMSISDNLVIASLDAISTGPLVDRARETEAIKRAIARLQIKIGAPGDAVSTLSGGNQQKVVLAKWLMTNPRIILLNDPTRGIDVGTKQELYRLMRELADQGAAILFYSTDYDELIGCCDRVAIMYDGRIVRELEGNELTETNIIASALNIDAATPDAAGAIHA